In Perognathus longimembris pacificus isolate PPM17 chromosome 3, ASM2315922v1, whole genome shotgun sequence, a single window of DNA contains:
- the Slitrk6 gene encoding SLIT and NTRK-like protein 6, whose translation MKLWTPLLYSSLLACISLQSPSPGPSLKGSCDTLCNCEEKDGTMLINCEEKGIKELSQISVPPSRPFHLSLLNNGLTRLHTNDFSGLSNAISIHLGFNNIADIEPGSFNGLALLKQLHINHNSLEILKEDTFHGLENLEFLQADNNFITVIEPSAFSKLNRLKVLILNDNAIESLPPNIFRFVPLTHLDLRGNQLQTLPYVGFLEHIGRILDLQLEDNKWACNCDLLQLKIWLENMPPQSVIGEVICNSPPFLKGSILSRLKAESICPTPPVYEEFEDPSGSLHLAVTSSVSDSRMSGKTISIFKPPTKAPGVIPYLTKPSTQLPAPYCPIPCNCKVLTPSGLLIHCQERNIESIADLKPPPQNPRKLILAGNIIHTLMKSDLVEYFTLEMLHLGNNRIEVLEEGSFMNLTRLQKLYLNGNYLTKLNGGMFLGLPNLEYLYLEYNVIKEILPGTFNSLPKLKVLYLNNNLLQVLPLHIFSGVPLTRINLKTNQFTHLPVSNILDDLGMLSQIDLEDNPWDCSCDLVGLQQWTQKLSKNTVTDDILCTSPPHLNKKELKALNSELLCPGLVNNPSLATQSLSMIVTPPTTTTNTPGSLLSSLTDAVPLSVLILGLLVVFITIVFCAAGIVVLVLHRRRRYKKKQVDEQVRDNSPVHLQYSMYGHKTTHHTAERPSASLYEQHMVSPMVHVYRSPSFGPKHLEEEEERNEKEGSDVKNLQRSLLERENYSPLTGSNLKYKTTDQSTEFLSFQDASSLYRNILEKERELQQLGITEYLRKNIAQLQPDREVHYPAPHEELKLMETLMYSRPRKVLVEQTKNEYFELKANLHAEPDYLEVLEQQT comes from the coding sequence ATGAAGCTGTGGACTCCTCTCTTGTATTCATCTCTCCTTGCCTGTATATCTTTACAGTCCCCATCTCCAGGGCCCTCACTGAAAGGATCTTGTGATACCCTTTGCAACTGTGAGGAAAAAGATGGCACAATGTTAATTAATTGTGAAGAAAAAGGTATCAAGGAATTATCCCAAATAAGCGTGCCACCATCCCGACCTTTTCACCTGAGCTTATTGAATAATGGCTTGACAAGGCTTCACACCAATGACTTTTCTGGACTTAGCAATGCTATTTCAATACACCTGGGATTTAACAACATTGCAGACATTGAGCCTGGTTCATTTAATGGCCTTGCCCTCCTGAAACAGCTTCATATCAAccataattccttagaaattcTTAAGGAGGACACTTTTCATGGATTAGAAAACTTGGAATTCCTACAAGCCGATAACAATTTCATTACAGTGATTGAACCAAGTGCCTTTAGCAAGCTCAACAGACTTAAAGTTTTAATCTTAAATGACAATGCTATTGAGAGTCTGCCACCAAACATCTTCCGATTTGTTCCTTTAACTCACTTAGATCTTCGTGGGAATCAGTTGCAAACACTGCCTTATGTTGGTTTTTTAGAACACATTGGCCGGATATTGGATCTGCAGTTGGAGGACAATAAGTGGGCTTGCAATTGTGACTTACTGCAGCTCAAAATCTGGTTGGAGAACATGCCTCCACAGTCTGTCATTGGGGAGGTCATATGCAACAGTCCTCCATTTTTGAAAGGAAGCATATTAAGTCGACTGAAAGCAGAGTCTATTTGCCCCACTCCACCAGTGTATGAAGAGTTTGAGGATCCCTCTGGATCATTGCATCTGGCAGTCACATCTTCAGTAAGTGATAGTCGCATGTCAGGCAAGACCATATCCATTTTTAAACCACCTACCAAAGCACCTGGTGTGATACCCTACCTTACAAAGCCATCCACTCAGCTTCCAGCACCTTACTGTCCTATTCCTTGCAACTGCAAAGTCCTTACCCCATCAGGACTTTTAATTCATTGTCAAGAACGCAATATTGAAAGCATAGCAGATCTCAAACCTCCTCCACAGAATCCTAGAAAGCTGATTCTAGCGGGAAATATTATACACACCTTAATGAAATCTGATCTGGTGGAGTATTTCACTTTGGAAATGCTTCATTTGGGAAACAATCGTATTGAAGTTCTTGAAGAAGGATCCTTTATGAATCTCACAAGACTACAAAAGCTCTACTTGAATGGCAACTATCTTACCAAACTAAATGGAGGCATGTTTCTTGGGCTTCCCAACCTTGAGTACTTATATCTAGAATATAATGTGATTAAGGAAATCTTACCAGGAACTTTTAACTCACTGCCCAAACTCAAAGTACTTTATTTAAATAACAACCTCCTTCAAGTTTTACCCCTGCATATTTTTTCAGGAGTTCCTCTCACTAGGATAAATCTTAAAACAAACCAGTTCACCCATCTCCCTGTCAGTAACATCTTGGATGACTTAGGTATGTTGTCCCAGATTGACCTTGAGGATAACCCCTGGGACTGCTCTTGTGACCTGGTTGGATTACAGCAATGGACACAAAAGTTAAGCAAGAACACGGTGACTGATGACATCCTCTGCACGTCCCCACCTCACCTCAACAAAAAGGAATTGAAAGCCCTGAACAGTgaacttctctgcccaggttTAGTGAATAATCCCTCCCTGGCAACCCAGAGCCTTTCCATGATCGTCACACCTCCTACAACCACTACAAACACCCCGGGGTCTCTTTTAAGCTCTCTCACGGATGCTGTCCCACTATCGGTTCTCATATTGGGACTTCTGGTTGTCTTTATAACCATTGTGTTCTGTGCTGCTGGGATCGTGGTTCTTGTTCTCCATCGAAggagaagatataaaaagaaGCAAGTGGATGAGCAAGTGAGAGACAACAGTCCTGTGCACCTTCAGTACAGCATGTATGGCCACAAAACAACTCACCACACTGCCGAAAggccctctgcctctctctatgaGCAGCACATGGTGAGCCCAATGGTTCATGTCTACAGAAGTCCATCCTTTGGTCCAAAGCAtttggaagaggaagaagaaaggaatgagaaagaaggaagtgatGTGAAGAATCTCCAAAGAAGCCTTTTAGAACGGGAAAACTATTCGCCACTCACAGGGTCAAACTTGAAATACAAAACCACAGACCAATCCACAGAATTTTTATCTTTCCAGGATGCCAGTTCCTTATATAGGAATATTTTAGAGAAAGAACGAGAACTTCAGCAACTGGGAATCACAGAGTACCTAAGGAAAAACATTGCTCAGCTCCAACCAGATAGGGAGGTACATTATCCCGCACCCCATGAAGAACTGAAATTAATGGAAACGTTAATGTACTCACGGCCAAGGAAGGTATTGGTGGAACAGACTAAAAACGAGTATTTTGAACTCAAAGCTAATTTACATGCTGAACCTGACTATTTAGAAGTCCTAGAGCAGCAAACTTAG